The Meiothermus sp. genome segment CGCTACGCGGATAACTTCAGTCGGGTTAGGTCGTCACCGTTCAGTGATGATTTAACCGAATATGGTATTAGACCTGAAGTCATCGACTGTGCTATGGGTCGCTTCCAAGGTGTCGCTGGTTGAGAGGAGTTCACCCCATATCCCAAAGTTGGTATTAAGCACCTGCTGCTATTAAGGGCTATGCGATGTCCTGCTGCAGAAGGCTTTTGTTGACAGGCAACTTGCGAACCTTTGAAATTGGTGCAAAATGATAAGAAAGTTATTATGACGCCGCAAGCCATTCTCGAGGACATTGACCCCACCGCTCCCCTACGGGCCAGGGCCTATTTTTTTATCCTGCCGGTGGTGGTCTGGGCTGCCCTATTTGCCTGGTCACAGCTCGACATTGCTAAAGAGGAAACTTTTTATGAGAAGTATTCTTTGTTGATTATGGCCATCTGGCTGGGGTTGTGCTGGATTGGGTTGTTGATTCCCAGATGGGTCAATTTTCACACCGTCGAGCATGGGGTTTTTTGGAGCGCCGCACTCTTAATGGTGCTTAATGTTTACTACAACCTCCTGGTTGTGAGCAGCGAAGGATTGTGGAACTCCTCGCTGTGGATTGCGGTAGTGTTTGTGATGGCCTATTTCGTGTTTAAGCCTCGCCAGGCCTGGTTGGTTTCGTTAGGAATTTTTTCGGCCTTTGTATTCTTAGGTTTACTAACCGTGGTGCCCCAAACCTTACAGGGAATACCCCTCGACCAGAACGCAGTAGTGCAGCTTTACGTCTCGCAATTATGTTACTTGATACTGTTCCGGTTGCTGGTGCTCTCTAAAGAACACTCCATGCAGGTGCGCCTCGAGGCCGCCAGGTTGTATTGGCTGGCCCATACCGATCCACTAACCAACATCGCCAACCGCCGCTCTATTATGGAAGCCCTGCACAGGGCCCTCGAGCACCACCAAAAAACCGGCGAACCCCTTTCGCTGGTGTTGCTCGATCTAGATTACTTCAAGCGAATTAACGATCAATACGGGCACGAGATGGGCGACAAAGTGCTAACCCACACCGCTCAGGTCTTGCAGCAGAACCTGCGCCAGAGCGACCAACTCGGACGTTGGGGCGGTGAAGAGTTTGTGATATTGCTACCCAATACCCCCCTTCAGGAAGCCCGCAAGTTATGCGAGCGTCTCCAGACGCTACTGGCCGAGAATACCCCGGACAGACCGCTCCCCGTTTCGGCCAGCTTTGGCGTTGCCACAGCGGCGCCAGACGACACCCCCGACTCCTTGATCTCGAGGGCCGACACGGCCATGTATATGTCCAAGCAAGCGGGGGGCAATCGGGTGGAAGTTGCAGGCTAGGCACATAGTCTGAAAGACACGGGCATGGATGTAACGTTTTCCCTCTATTGAAACGAGATTTGGTTAGTTCGTCACTACTCGGCGACGGCTCAACCCGACCACAGTTAAGTTGCGCCAGGGTAGGTTGGCGAAACCAGCAGATGCAGCAATCGCGTGCCTGGCGCAATTCCCCCTACAGGCGTTTCGGTTTTCATATCACATTTCGATGATGGAGACACTTATCCGCGTAGCGAAAGGCGATACCGCGCCTTGGAACGGGAGACGCTTATTTTCGCTGACCTCGAGAGAGGGTGTGCTCTGAGATTCTAAAAGACAGCCTCTGAGGTTTTTGGTTTTGTCAATTGTCTTTTTGCATCCGGCATGAATAGCAAAAATCCCAAGCAGCGGGCTTGGGATTTTTGGTGAGGTAGAAGGCTACACCGGCTCGAGCCGAACCTTGGTGTCGTAGAAGACTGCGCTACCGCCTGCGATGTCCGAGAGGGTCACATCCTTGAGCACCGGGTCGACCCGCATGGCCGCATTTGCATGTATACCGGTCGCTCGCCGAGGGTCACTGCGCACGACCTTTCCATTCACCTCAATGTTGGCAGCCCCGTAGCTCCAGTGACCATAGCCCAGCGAAAAAGCCACACTGCCGGGGCGGAGTCCGGGCACCACCTTGACCTTGCCGATCATGGGCTTTTTCTGGCCATTACCTAAATCCCAGACTCCCTCAGGGTTACTCCTGGAGACCACCTTGACCCTCTGCCCATCGCGTAGCCCCAAGCGTCTGGCATCCTCTGTTGGAACAGCGATAAAGTTCTCCGGCTGCACGTTGAGTAGCCAGTAGTTGGAGATGGTCCGGCTCTTGGTCATGGTGATGATACGGTGGGTAAGCAGGTTGAGCTCGTAGCCTTCCGCCGCGTCGGCAATAGGCTGGCCGGTTGAATCCAGATAGGCAGGGAAATACGCCGCTAAAGGATAGTAGGGCTGGCCGGTCATGGCATCCTTGGCGCCAGCCTGCTTCTCGAGGTACAGATTGACCTGTTTACCGTATTTGTGGGCCACCGTACCATCCTCCAGGAAAGCTTTTTTGAAGTCTTCAAAGCGTCCTCCGCGGTTCATCACATACACCGCACGACGCCAGTGTGCCTCACCAATGGCTGCTTTCCAGCGCTCGAGGTCGAACACGCTCTTGGGCAAGTGGTTACGGGCTTTGGCGAAGTACTCGAGCTCTTCGTCGTCTGCCTCTGGCACGGCCTTGCTGCCATCCTTGGCCTCGCCATAGGCCAGGTTGGCCACCATCTTCAGATAAAAGTCCTCGGGCCGCTTGAAGGGCAGACCACCCACAAAACCCTGCTCACCAAAACCCGGCATGCCCAGCTTCTCGGCAAGGGCCAGGAGCATGGCTTCCATCGAAATGGGCATCTCCTCCCCAAAAACCTTTACCGTTTCAGGAATCGGCGCAATGGTAGGCTGGCGAAGAGGCTGGGTTTTCCAGATTACGTTGGGGTGCGAGCCGTGGAACTCCCACCGCTCAAGGTAAGAGAGGTCTGGAAAGATGTAGTCGGCGTATGCGTAGCTATCCCCCACTACGATGTCCGAGGCCACAATCAGGCCAATCTTATCTGGGTCGAGCATGGCCTCAATCTGGGTATGACCGGCGGGCAGGGCATAGGCTGGAGAGCCCATGTAGTGGAATAGAATTTTTACAGGATAGGGATAGCCCTGAGCTGCTGAGGGGAGTACCTCCTGGTAGACATCGGATGCGTTGTAATACCAGGGACGCTTGGCGGGATATCCCTCAAAAATCGTCGTGTTTTCATACTTCACGCCATGACGAATGATGGAGATTCCAAAGGGGGCGAGTTTCCTGGGATGGAGCTCCTTTAGGAAGAAGGGGCCTTCGGCTTTTTCACCCAGTATGTCGTAGGTGCTGTTTTGTACCAGTCCACCCTGCCAGTCGTGACTACCGATCAGCGCTGCCAGGGTGTACCAGGCAAGCACATTGTAAAAGCCGTTGGTGTGCTGACTAACACCACGGTGAATATCGATGGCAGCCCTCTTGCCATGGTTGGTGAACTCGTAAGCTAGCCAAGCAATGTCCTCTGGCTGGATGCCGGCGATCCGGGCCCAGCCCTCGAGGCTTTCTTTGTTGGCTTCATCACGGATTAGTTCCAACACACTCTTGACCCGGATGCCATTCAAGGTCGTATTCACAAACAAATCGCCTACAACGGCTTCCTCCTCGCTTTGCACATCAATACGAGTCGGGATTCCTTTGACCATGGCGATGGGCGGGTCGAACTCGACGGTCGTGTCCTTAACAGTTTTCTGAAAAGCAGGAAGTCCCAGGTCGCTGGCCCGCAGTAGCTTGGCCGGGAAGCCTTTATCGTCGAGTTTGACCAACCAGGCTGCATTGCTCCAGGTCGGCTCACCAACTGACTTTGCGGCAGCCTTGTTCGCTGCCGAGAGGTATTTGCGGTCATAACGGCCCTGTTCTAGAATCCAGCGAATCATCCCCAGGGCAATGGCCGCATCGGTACCGGGCTTGGGAGCAATCCAGCGCGCCGCGTGCGCTACAGCCTTCTGAGCGCGAGGATCAATCACCGCAAATTTGAGCCTTCCCTCAGCGACGGCCTGCGTAATGCGGTTAACCCGCAGGGGGGGCCCATAACCACCCTCATAAACATTGGAACCCACAAAAATAGCAAACTCGGCTCCACTCAGATCGCCTTGCCAGTAGAACTTCTTTCCTCCGGTCCAGTCGAACTTGCCCTTTTTCTCGTCAAAGTCGAGTTGCTCGCTCATAGCCTTGCCGGTGAAGTAGAGCGAGCCCTGGCAAACCGTGGTGTGACCATGCTGGTTAATCGTGCCAAACCCCGAGTCAAAAAACCATTTGAAGAAATCAGTGCGTCCGCCTTTGAGGCGCCCCCAGCTGAAGACCACCTGATTATTTTTGGGACCCAGATCGGGGTGATCGGGGTCAATCAGGGTATCCAGGTAGTCCTTGAAATCAACCTTGAACTGCTCCACAAGGGCTTTCTTTTTGACCTTGTCTTTTTCGGCCCAAATGGCATCCACGGCCTTGCCCATAGCCTTCATGACCTTGGGATCGCGCAAAGCCCAGTAGTCCTTGAGAGCAGGATAGTTCCTGGTGTCACCTATTGAGGCAAAAATCTGCCCCCCCTCAACGATTTCCCGTATGGCCTCCTCAAATGGAACCTCTACCCACTTACCGCTACCCCGGGGCCCTGCTCTTTTGAGCACCTTGCGGATTCTGTACGGGTCGTAGACGCTCTGAATACCCGACTGCCCCTTTGGACACAGCGCCCCATCTACACGCGCCATACGCTTTAGGTCGGTGTTGTAGGGCAGGTGAGGGTACATGGTCCAGGGCGTAATGGGATTACCGTCAATCTTAGCAGCTACGCCCTCATATAGCTTGACCTTGATGGGGCAGCCGGTATTGCACTGCAAGCAAACAGAGTACAAGGTATTCTCGGCCTCTTGGATGGGGTAGCTACCTGGTACGCTTGCAGCCTTGGCCTGCAACGCCTCGGCAGTGTGCTTGCCCAGCAGAGCCCCCCCGCCCCCAATAACCCCCAACTTGAGTAAATCGCGGCGTGGTATGTTTTTCATTCGATCACCTCAAGTTTCTTTTCACGATTCAAAAACCAGACCACTCCATACGCAATGGCAATGGCCAACGCTACCGAGAAGGCGACCACCGACCACTCAAACAGGGTGGGAAGATAGGTATAGCTCAGGCGACGGTCACGGTAGGCGTTAACCAGGCCCTCGAGCTGGGGCTGTACCTGACTGGGGATGACCAGGTTCAGGCGGACCGACAAAAACATCGAAGATGCCAATAGTCCCGCTATGCCCACAGCCAACGGGTTACGCGGCGATAGCGCCAAAAGCAGGATAGGTATTATCATGCCCAGCAAAAGATGAAAAATCCAAAACACAAACCAATACGGTCCGAAAAGCACCCCCATCAAGGCCTCAAACTCATGCCCTACCTGATACCACATGGGAATGGAGTACTCGGCCCACTCTATAAGCAAGTACATCAACAAAAGGCCTAGCATGATTCGCCCTAGCAGCCAAACCCGATCCGCATAGTCTTTATCCTTACGGCTAAAAAACACCGTTGCGAAGGTCACCAGGGCTATTCCCGAAAGCACACCCCCAAACAAGAACAGAATTGGGAATACCGGACTGTGCCAGAGGCTCTGGGCTACTACCGTGCCAAAAAGCGCGCCGGCGGCTCCGGGATAGAAGACCACCAGCGGGGTACCAACCATCAGTGCGATACGGGTAAGGCTCGGAAGGCCGCGCCAAAGACCATACAACACCAGCACTGTAGCAATGGCATAAGCCGTGTACAGCCAGACCATCCAGGCCATCATGGAGGAAAAATGGGGTCGTAGAAAGACATTAAAAACCCGCTCCATGTGACCCAGATCGAACCAAACCGTTACTAAAGCCGCTCCTAGACAGGCCAGCGCGATAGCCAGGGCTAAGGGAGCAATCGGACGAAGGCGCTCTACTCCAAATACGTGGCCCAGCACCGCTACCACAAAAGCACCTGCCGAGAGTCCGGCAAAAAAGATATATGTGGCTACCCATAATCCCCAAGGAATGTAACTCCCATAAGCGGCCAGGTCACGGCTGCTGGTAAAGCGCAGGAATACCCCCACCACGCCCACCAGCGCCAGGATTGCAAACAAAATCCAACCTACCGTGCGACTCATGTTTTCCTCCTAGACCAAGTAGTAGACCCGTGGCTCTGTCCCGAGTTCCTCTTTGAGTCGGGTGGCGTTCGGCTTATGAATAAGCTGGGAAACCAGTGAGTTGGGGTCGTTGGCATCCCCAAAAAAAGTAGCCCGCCCGATACAGCTTGTTACACACTGTGGGAGCAGCCCGTGCTGCAGACGGTGACGGCAAAAGTGACATTTGCGAGCATTACCCACCGGGCTTTTGTGTCCCTCGGGTTTCCATTCCTTACCATATTCGAACATCGGCAGCTCTTCGTAGGGCATTTTTCCCTGGCCGGGGGTGCCGTCGGTCCAGCGGTCGCCAAAATCTGAGGTGCGAGCTTGGTAGGGACAGGCCGTAAGGCAGTATCGGCAGCCAATACAGGCGTTATAGTCAATGTCCACAATGCCATCTTCACTTTTCCAGGTTGCCCCGACCGGGCAGACCGGCACGCAAGGAGGCTTGTCACACTGCATGCAGGGACGGGGTGTGAAGCGCCAGGAGACGTTGGGAAACTCACCTATCTGCTCCTCGATAACCGGACGATACACCACCCCCGGCGGAAGCTTGTTTTCCACCGCGCAGGCAATGGTACAGGCGTGACAGCCCACACATTTGCGGGTATCAATTACCATCACCCATTTGGGCGTGACGCCTCGTTGCTGAGCAGCCTCGAGTTCTCGTTGCATCCTTACCAGCACATCTTCGTACTCGAGCTCGGGCTGGATCGGGCCATCTGGCGCTCGGCTGGGTAGCTGCAGCGGTTTCTTAACCTCTTCAGCCTTGACCGCAGCCCCCCCCATCACCATTCCGGCAAAAACCGTACTGGCGAACTTACCCAAGAAAGCCCTGCGGTTTTCTAGATCTTGGGTCTGACCGACACCGTTTTGTGGCATACGCCGCCTCCTGTAACCAAGGCTAGCGGGTATCGAAGGGGCAGTTGTCCTTATGTTTATTACTGCTCACATATTCTGATTTTGCGCAATCAAGTTTCAAGCTGTGCTAGAGGAAATAAATCAGGTGTGATACTGCCGGAGATGAGTTTGAGACGGTATTGGTAGAAAGGTATCCGCTGCTTTCAGCATGAGGTGTACCCCCGTTTCAACCAAAGTCAAAACTAACCCCGAACTCTTTTTGCAGCCTCAATCACTGCAAATTACATAGCGAAAGCTGACTTCCGCAGTACACAACAAGCGGCCAAAGTGGGGCCTTGCATACAACGGTGACAACCTCGAGAGAGGTTGGGGGGATTTGCTGTTTGGGTTTATTGGTTGATTTTGGGACACACCCTTCAGCATGATCCTTCACCCGCGAACAAGCCGAAGCTGGTAAAAGTAAAGCCTCGAGACATGTTGGGGTGGGAAGCTTATTATAGGCCACTCAAAGCTGTGAAACTCTGTACAGGGTCACCAGTACAATGAGCACACCAAATATCTGCTTGATTCGAGCTGGAGGAACGTACAGGCTGGTGAGCCTCGAGCCTAGATACGACCCCAGGGCACCAAAAAGCAGCAATGTGATCGTCATGCTAGAGTCGAGCCGAGCCGTTTCAAGGTGGGGCAGGAACGAAGAAAAAGACGGTGGGGTGACCGCAAAAGCATTGATGCCGGCGGCCTGTTTAGGATTGTGTCCAGTCAGGATAAGCGTGGGCATTAGCAAGAAACCCGGCCCCACACCCAAAAATCCAGATAAGATCGAGATGGGGGCAGCCAGGGCCAGAGCCAGGGTAAAGTTCTCCTTGGCTACAGCTGCCTTGACGGGACGGAACAGGTTGAAGGCCAAGTAAGCCACCGCCCCCAGGTAAATCCACCAAACCCACTGCACCTGTACGCGTTGTACCAGCCAAGCCCCCAACGGAGCGAACAAGGTAGTCACCAACGCCAAAAAAAGCGCTTTGCGCCAGTCCACATGGCCGCTTTGAGCAAAACCGAACACTGCAAACAGGGCCGTCACCCCATTCAGCAGAAGCGACAATGGCTGCACCTGATGCACCAGATCGGGCAGAAAAAAAGACAGAAAGGGCACTGCAGCAAAAGCCACGCCCAGCCCCAGCATCCCCGAGACTACGGCCAGAACAAACAATCCGCCCACCAGCAAAGCACTCATGGCACCACCTCCCAGGTGCCCTCGAGTTGCACCGCTTGTGCTAAGGTTTGCAGTACCGTGCTGTTGCGCTGGGCCAGCACCACTAGCTGCTGCAGCCGCTCTTGGGGTGCTGGGCTTTGTAGATGTAAATTGTATTGGATCTGCATCAGGGTAGGGGGCTTGTCCTGTCGGGTAGCTTCTAGTTTCACCCATGCGCCATCAAGTGGAATTTGCGAGGCCTTGGCCACAAACTGTAAACCCGTGAGCAAGCAGGCTCCTGCCGCCGCTAGTAGCGTCTCCACTGGGTTGAAGCCTGCTTCCGTGTCAGCCCGGCGGGCCCCTAGCTCTAGCGTATAAGAGCGAACAGAGGCCCGTGCATGCTGTGAATCTATCCGTTCAACCCGAACTTGATAAGTTTGCACACTCCCTCCTAGAAGCTTATGACCGTTGCGCCCTCAAGGGCATATTCCACAAACTTGTCCCGTGCGTAGGCCAGCCGAAAGCCCCGCTGCTTGAAAGATTCCTCAGCGCCTAGTGCCTTGGCAGTGTTCAAGCATGTATAGACCGGTACTCCCGCTGCAATAAGCCCATCCAGGGTTGCGTTGTAGTCTTCTAGGGCCGGGTTCAAAAGAGCCCTTTCAGCCGGACCAAAGATATACACCTCCAGATCTACAGCCCGTTCTTGCATCACCTGGCGAATCCGCTCAGCAACATGCGAGCCCGCCCCTAGTGAGCTTTCGTCGGCGTGGAAAACGTGAATCACTACTTTTCTCATCTTTTGTCTCCTTTTTACATCAACCATCCTTGATTCAATACTTATTGAAGTATATTGCGCACGCCCTGGTAGCGCAAGGACATCTGTCGGCTTGACCCGGCCAAAGCGAGTCGTTAGACTCGCATCGTGAACAATTCAATCAACATTGATGTAATGGTGCAAGGCTATCAGGCCTTGGCGGATCCAACGCGTTTGCGGATCTTGAAGCTACTTGAACATAGCACGCACTGCGTATGCGAAATCCAAGCAGGGCTAAGAGATATCGCCCCTAATCTATTGTCCCACCACCTGCGGGTGCTGCGCGAGGCCGGGCTGGTACATGCCCTCAGGCGAGGGCGCTGGATTGACTACTCGTTGAACGAAGCAACCCTGAAGCAGCTTCGCGAGGCCATACCCCAACCCCAGGCCCATTCCACTTTGTGCACCTGTGAGGCGTTATGAACAGCGTACCGCTAAGGCGAACCTCTCTCTGGCTGACGGTAGGGCGGGCGGCCCTGGAACGCATGCGTAAACCCCTCGAGGTGTAAAAAATCACCGAAATCCCGGAGATACTGGCCTATGGCGTGGTGCAGACCCCGGCACTGGTGGTAGGAGAAAAGGTTCTGGTGGCCGGGTTTGTGCCCTCATCTCGGCAGATTCAGGAGATGCTTCAGGGCAAAGTCTAGGCCAGGCCGCTGATCTCGAGGATAAACAGCGCATACATCACCAAAAACAGCATGCCCTCCCAGCTCGAGATACGCCTGTCCTGCACCAGTAAATAAAACAAAAGCGAAGCACCCACCACAAAGGGCAGGGCAAACCCCGTAAGTTCGGGCGGCGCCTTGACCGTACCATAGACAGCCCCCGCCCCCACCACCACCAGCGCATTGAACACACAAGAGCCCAGGATGTTGCCCACCGCCAGCGAGGCTTTGCCCTGCCGAGCGGCGGTAATGCTCACCACCAGCTCGGGCAGGGTTGTGCCCAGGGCCAGAACCGTAACGGCCACAATGGCCGTTGGCACGCCCAGGACAGTGGCCAGACCCTGGAGGCTGTTCACCGTCCATTCGGCCCCGAAGTAGATGCCCACTGCGCTGAGCGCCACCTGCACCATATCGCGCAGGGCAATGGGGGGGCGCACTGCACCGTCGGGCCCGCTGCTACCTTCTTTCAGCAAATAGGCCACATAGACCCCGTAGACAGCCAGCAAGCATAGGCCCTCGACCCGGCCCACTATCCCATCCGACATCGCCACCCCCAACACAAAAGCCGAACCCACCAGAAAGTGCAGGTCAATGGCGATATAGGCCTCGCCCAGGTATACCGGTCGTAGCACCGAAAACACCGTGCTGACCCCCAAAATCAGGAGCAGATTGGAAACGTTAGCCCCCAGCACGTTGCCGCTCACTATCTGGGAGACCCCCTGGCTTACCGAAAAAAGCCCGGTGATGAGTTCGGGCAGTGAAGTACCCACGCCCACGATAATCACGCCCACCATAAAGCCGGAAAGACCCAAAGCCAGGCCGATACGCTCGGCAGCCCCTGTAAACAAGCGCGCCGCCAGCAGCAGCAAAGCCAGACTGCCAACAAAGGTAAGCAATAGCAACATAGGGCCTCCTCAAAGCACCATACCCAAAAGCCTCGAGCAGGTGCAATGTAGCGGGTCGGCCTCATACCAGATTCGGTTAGTTCGTCACCAAAGGGTGACGAACTAACCCGACCGAAGGGAGACGCTTTCTTCGCCGACCGACAGGGAGGGGTGTGCTCTAGGATTCAAAAAGACAGCCTCTGGTGTTTTTGGTTTTGCAAACTGTCTTTTT includes the following:
- a CDS encoding sensor domain-containing diguanylate cyclase, producing MTPQAILEDIDPTAPLRARAYFFILPVVVWAALFAWSQLDIAKEETFYEKYSLLIMAIWLGLCWIGLLIPRWVNFHTVEHGVFWSAALLMVLNVYYNLLVVSSEGLWNSSLWIAVVFVMAYFVFKPRQAWLVSLGIFSAFVFLGLLTVVPQTLQGIPLDQNAVVQLYVSQLCYLILFRLLVLSKEHSMQVRLEAARLYWLAHTDPLTNIANRRSIMEALHRALEHHQKTGEPLSLVLLDLDYFKRINDQYGHEMGDKVLTHTAQVLQQNLRQSDQLGRWGGEEFVILLPNTPLQEARKLCERLQTLLAENTPDRPLPVSASFGVATAAPDDTPDSLISRADTAMYMSKQAGGNRVEVAG
- a CDS encoding molybdopterin-dependent oxidoreductase translates to MKNIPRRDLLKLGVIGGGGALLGKHTAEALQAKAASVPGSYPIQEAENTLYSVCLQCNTGCPIKVKLYEGVAAKIDGNPITPWTMYPHLPYNTDLKRMARVDGALCPKGQSGIQSVYDPYRIRKVLKRAGPRGSGKWVEVPFEEAIREIVEGGQIFASIGDTRNYPALKDYWALRDPKVMKAMGKAVDAIWAEKDKVKKKALVEQFKVDFKDYLDTLIDPDHPDLGPKNNQVVFSWGRLKGGRTDFFKWFFDSGFGTINQHGHTTVCQGSLYFTGKAMSEQLDFDEKKGKFDWTGGKKFYWQGDLSGAEFAIFVGSNVYEGGYGPPLRVNRITQAVAEGRLKFAVIDPRAQKAVAHAARWIAPKPGTDAAIALGMIRWILEQGRYDRKYLSAANKAAAKSVGEPTWSNAAWLVKLDDKGFPAKLLRASDLGLPAFQKTVKDTTVEFDPPIAMVKGIPTRIDVQSEEEAVVGDLFVNTTLNGIRVKSVLELIRDEANKESLEGWARIAGIQPEDIAWLAYEFTNHGKRAAIDIHRGVSQHTNGFYNVLAWYTLAALIGSHDWQGGLVQNSTYDILGEKAEGPFFLKELHPRKLAPFGISIIRHGVKYENTTIFEGYPAKRPWYYNASDVYQEVLPSAAQGYPYPVKILFHYMGSPAYALPAGHTQIEAMLDPDKIGLIVASDIVVGDSYAYADYIFPDLSYLERWEFHGSHPNVIWKTQPLRQPTIAPIPETVKVFGEEMPISMEAMLLALAEKLGMPGFGEQGFVGGLPFKRPEDFYLKMVANLAYGEAKDGSKAVPEADDEELEYFAKARNHLPKSVFDLERWKAAIGEAHWRRAVYVMNRGGRFEDFKKAFLEDGTVAHKYGKQVNLYLEKQAGAKDAMTGQPYYPLAAYFPAYLDSTGQPIADAAEGYELNLLTHRIITMTKSRTISNYWLLNVQPENFIAVPTEDARRLGLRDGQRVKVVSRSNPEGVWDLGNGQKKPMIGKVKVVPGLRPGSVAFSLGYGHWSYGAANIEVNGKVVRSDPRRATGIHANAAMRVDPVLKDVTLSDIAGGSAVFYDTKVRLEPV
- the nrfD gene encoding NrfD/PsrC family molybdoenzyme membrane anchor subunit yields the protein MSRTVGWILFAILALVGVVGVFLRFTSSRDLAAYGSYIPWGLWVATYIFFAGLSAGAFVVAVLGHVFGVERLRPIAPLALAIALACLGAALVTVWFDLGHMERVFNVFLRPHFSSMMAWMVWLYTAYAIATVLVLYGLWRGLPSLTRIALMVGTPLVVFYPGAAGALFGTVVAQSLWHSPVFPILFLFGGVLSGIALVTFATVFFSRKDKDYADRVWLLGRIMLGLLLMYLLIEWAEYSIPMWYQVGHEFEALMGVLFGPYWFVFWIFHLLLGMIIPILLLALSPRNPLAVGIAGLLASSMFLSVRLNLVIPSQVQPQLEGLVNAYRDRRLSYTYLPTLFEWSVVAFSVALAIAIAYGVVWFLNREKKLEVIE
- a CDS encoding 4Fe-4S dicluster domain-containing protein, with translation MPQNGVGQTQDLENRRAFLGKFASTVFAGMVMGGAAVKAEEVKKPLQLPSRAPDGPIQPELEYEDVLVRMQRELEAAQQRGVTPKWVMVIDTRKCVGCHACTIACAVENKLPPGVVYRPVIEEQIGEFPNVSWRFTPRPCMQCDKPPCVPVCPVGATWKSEDGIVDIDYNACIGCRYCLTACPYQARTSDFGDRWTDGTPGQGKMPYEELPMFEYGKEWKPEGHKSPVGNARKCHFCRHRLQHGLLPQCVTSCIGRATFFGDANDPNSLVSQLIHKPNATRLKEELGTEPRVYYLV
- a CDS encoding sulfite exporter TauE/SafE family protein: MSALLVGGLFVLAVVSGMLGLGVAFAAVPFLSFFLPDLVHQVQPLSLLLNGVTALFAVFGFAQSGHVDWRKALFLALVTTLFAPLGAWLVQRVQVQWVWWIYLGAVAYLAFNLFRPVKAAVAKENFTLALALAAPISILSGFLGVGPGFLLMPTLILTGHNPKQAAGINAFAVTPPSFSSFLPHLETARLDSSMTITLLLFGALGSYLGSRLTSLYVPPARIKQIFGVLIVLVTLYRVSQL
- a CDS encoding OsmC family protein; this translates as MQTYQVRVERIDSQHARASVRSYTLELGARRADTEAGFNPVETLLAAAGACLLTGLQFVAKASQIPLDGAWVKLEATRQDKPPTLMQIQYNLHLQSPAPQERLQQLVVLAQRNSTVLQTLAQAVQLEGTWEVVP
- a CDS encoding DsrE family protein, encoding MRKVVIHVFHADESSLGAGSHVAERIRQVMQERAVDLEVYIFGPAERALLNPALEDYNATLDGLIAAGVPVYTCLNTAKALGAEESFKQRGFRLAYARDKFVEYALEGATVISF
- a CDS encoding helix-turn-helix transcriptional regulator, with product MVQGYQALADPTRLRILKLLEHSTHCVCEIQAGLRDIAPNLLSHHLRVLREAGLVHALRRGRWIDYSLNEATLKQLREAIPQPQAHSTLCTCEAL
- a CDS encoding thioredoxin family protein, which codes for MPEILAYGVVQTPALVVGEKVLVAGFVPSSRQIQEMLQGKV
- a CDS encoding sodium:calcium antiporter; the protein is MLLLLTFVGSLALLLLAARLFTGAAERIGLALGLSGFMVGVIIVGVGTSLPELITGLFSVSQGVSQIVSGNVLGANVSNLLLILGVSTVFSVLRPVYLGEAYIAIDLHFLVGSAFVLGVAMSDGIVGRVEGLCLLAVYGVYVAYLLKEGSSGPDGAVRPPIALRDMVQVALSAVGIYFGAEWTVNSLQGLATVLGVPTAIVAVTVLALGTTLPELVVSITAARQGKASLAVGNILGSCVFNALVVVGAGAVYGTVKAPPELTGFALPFVVGASLLFYLLVQDRRISSWEGMLFLVMYALFILEISGLA